The Yamadazyma tenuis chromosome 2, complete sequence sequence GGTGCTTCGATAACACTAGTAGCACGGAATAAGacacttcttcaagaaaccTTGCGAACGCTACCCACCACCCAAAACCAATTGCATAcaattgaaccaattgaccTTCTTAATATCAACGATATAACCTCCAAACCCCATCTTTTCGATGAGGTATCGGTGCTTGTTAATTGTGCTGGTGTTACCAACCACTCTTTACTTCCCCGAATGCTGGCACAAGAAATTGCAAACACTGTACAAGTGAACCTTATTGCACCCATTATACTATCCAAAACCGCATGTAAACCCATGTTGAAACATAAAAATGATGCGGTGATAATCAACATCAGCTCTGTGTTAGCTCTTCTGGACTTCACAATACCAGGGACGTCCGTTTATAGTGCCCTGAAAGCAGGTTTGAATGGGTTTACCGTATCCCTCAGCAATGAGCTCAAAGGGCGCATTAGAGTCAATTCTATTGTACCTGGACTTGTCAGCGACACCGACATGGGAGCCAGAACAAATCTCGATATTGCACTGGTTTCAATTGATCGAGTGGTGGAAGCAACGTATAAAGCTATAGTAGACGAGTCCATCAATGGTCAGTGTATATTAGTGAAATGAGCTTAAAGTGTATATAGTGAAATGAATTTAGGCTTTTTTAATCAAGCGATGAATATGTCGTAAATCGTCGTCATAGTATTTGGAGAATTGGCCATAGTAGTCGTAAAACACTGCAGATGCAAATTTGCCGAGTTTATTGTCCAAAAGCCAGTATATGAAGCTGCTTATCTCATAGTTACTATACTTTAGAGGGATAAACTTCTTTAACTCCTCCATCTGGATCATCCGTaatgtcttcaaaagcaCACGATGGTGGGCATCGAGGCCTATGAGCTGAATACCAGGTTGACGGTTCGTATAGTAATGGAACAAAAGTATTAAAAGTTTTGTAAGATCGTCTGATTTGCTGAGCAGTTTGTGCAAGTACCGAGAGAAGGAGATCACACCTTTAAACATGGCGTCATTACCAGTTTGAAGTGAGTTGAATAATCCGGGAGTCTCGCTTCCAAATGCGAGCCACAGCTGGATTAACCGTAGAAACCCATAGTAGGTTTCGTTCAATTGGTTCGGATTATAGCTCGACTGTTTTATCAAGCGAGTGAGCATTGTGATGAGAATGTTATTCACTTGCAAATGTGTGCTATTTCTCCTTAAAAGTGCATACACTTCGCTATCATCACCCCCATCCATGAGTTTGTTATTGAGGATCAACGTATCCAATATCAATACCTCGTACTGGTTGTGCCCAATTTGACTGGAAGTCATCCCAATGCTTGAGATCATATTGTCCCAGTATCCGATCAGAttcaaccaccaaaacAAGTCGTTGGAGTCTCCGTCGATTCTGCTGAGCTGCTTGACCGCTTTATCGCCAATATTGTCGTAGTAATTGGCACTATCAAAGTGCCAAAACTCGTagaacaacttgttcagCATCGACTTCAAGCGCGAGCTGCCCATGACAATCAGCTCTTCGTAAAGCCAGTGGATAAGCGTGGGAACGAGCAAATAAAGTAACCGGGGCAGGTTGAACACAATCACGTGCAATAGATAGCCCCGAAGTATGTCTAATCGAAGTGGTTCGAAAATTGACAGTGGCTGCAACTGAAGCCATGGGTCGATATCGCTCGACAAAGAATGGTGGTATTTTCTCGTAGACTCCGGGAGACTTTTGGGGTCGAAAAGAATACTATTATTCAACTTGTAGTACGACGCTCGCGTCGACAACACCATGGCCTTCCCGATTTCGTACGAGCATTTAGAACCAAGAGGGTCGATAAATGGGGCTGGATTACTACCTGTTTCTAGCGACGTGACGatacttttgaagatgtggaAAATGTCGAGAAGGTAGCT is a genomic window containing:
- a CDS encoding uncharacterized protein (EggNog:ENOG503PV8F) — protein: MVKPATAAARLQALQPFVSPELYSYLLDIFHIFKSIVTSLETGSNPAPFIDPLGSKCSYEIGKAMVLSTRASYYKLNNSILFDPKSLPESTRKYHHSLSSDIDPWLQLQPSSIFEPLRLDILRGYLLHVIVFNSPRLLYLLVPTLIHWLYEESIVMGSSRLKSMSNKLFYEFWHFDSANYYDNIGDKAVKQLSRIDGDSNDLFWWLNSIGYWDNMISSIGMTSSQIGHNQYEVLILDTLILNNKLMDGGDDSEVYALLRRNSTHLQVNNILITMLTRLIKQSSYNPNQLNETYYGFLRLIQSWLAFGSETPGLFNSLQTGNDAMFKGVISFSRYLHKSLSKSDDLTKLLILLFHYYTNRQPGIQLIGLDAHHRVLLKTLRMIQMEELKKFIPLKYSNYEISSFIYWLLDNKLGKFASAVFYDYYGQFSKYYDDDLRHIHRLIKKA